A window of the Alnus glutinosa chromosome 4, dhAlnGlut1.1, whole genome shotgun sequence genome harbors these coding sequences:
- the LOC133866719 gene encoding uncharacterized protein LOC133866719 has protein sequence MAALQEDPLREHQEGDMDDNEETFSAGGCGCLRLLGIGWRQSSGKESKHLLQDKREHRETWLNEIKQVTEVFGGPKWKTFIRKMGGYKKQTNGFHYDPRSYALNFDNGFDREEEEGLVSHDFTSRFPAPFHDENRPTGL, from the coding sequence atggctGCTCTGCAAGAAGACCCATTAAGGGAGCATCAAGAAGGAGATATGGATGACAATGAAGAGACTTTTTCGGCTGGTGGGTGTGGCTGTCTTAGGCTTTTGGGCATCGGATGGAGGCAAAGCAGTGGCAAAGAAAGCAAGCATCTGTTGCAGGATAAAAGAGAGCACAGGGAGACATGGCTGAATGAGATTAAGCAGGTTACAGAGGTATTCGGAGGGCCCAAGTGGAAGACTTTCATAAGGAAGATGGGCGGATATAAGAAGCAGACGAATGGGTTTCATTATGATCCACGCAGTTATGCTCTCAACTTTGATAATGGTTTtgatagggaagaagaagaaggtttgGTTAGTCACGACTTCACGTCGAGGTTTCCTGCTCCTTTTCATGATGAAAACCGACCAACTGGATTGTAA
- the LOC133865288 gene encoding uncharacterized protein LOC133865288 isoform X2, with product MTFDQTAVPKDLRPLNVARTMAEEPRIAPAASTARNLEGFFPNPAREAGTAGSPGSIPVYYQVAGTVSDAGFVGLGYGNAAPPGVAVWGPRVPVPAPVGHPGMSPAVGVGFGYNPNLGSRVGGNATALASGAMATGTGYNVNFGNRVGGNGMDQAGSDMATGFGYCTNLGNRASGNATDQTSSNSAAGFGYSPNSGNRASGSGVDQASDEGGDDSVSGKKVKFLCSFGGKILPRPSDGMLRYVGGQTRIISVRRDLSFNELVQKMLDTYGQPVVIKYQLPDEDLDALVSISCPDDLDNMMDEYEKLVEGSSDGSAKLRLFLFSASELDPSGMLQFGDLHDSGQRYVDAVNGIMDGVGGGITRKGSMVSASSTQNSDFSGTEAVDSLGPGQVDVSGPSSTSMLSPGGKSTTSNDNAPRFMCVDPSPAIYADASATLGTQVVKSGALQTSLQPEVELERSMPVSVSQPQLGLQQPVTDIPLSSPYFQAYVDSRPEIMKHADYLQFPSQMGFPHPQLFGTSGSTFTQQQFHDNSAGSTSLQFIPAGHMTMPLASSHVSLRPNMVQPVMQPQHARLDHYAEESKFGPRVVQLPVERSYNSYQVQVPSPMVGGGYGWHQVTMPEHVIHSDGLAPHQQDQRGSGASPMSDSNSIYHSLRPEDNLRGQPMNRVMATGALGEGIFEQKIGTQPRVLGQADTHVGTPQSDTTGFTHPETQHENERIVLQKVDDIDKQQITAPLGVINRAGDVQSPYAAFMGTTPQSYQEDAVQHHSVPIQISEHMVREPPKEYLTKPPGILPKEDTVDTFFSCEQLRPVDGRMDTLRTSPTETYSNEHSKSPLDKMRKEDKFDNKPQQVTGTEVLLDNTFGKPKVVFEANHNKLTECLPCPSTEIPYGHTSRPMEFYEVAQPPIWVNPGSYPQSNIGIQNLDPEEVRYGNSLLSSLEAPHLTDRIPAPAEWKDDISRFQPKVVPDDVEAVPSNSNTQSSLSPSSRTGDVQDSNSLFSNQDPWSLRHDNYFPPPRPNKVLPKKEALATRDPFGEGRLGNSGEPNTEVRLEDGLYQPLGSPNKDFHLEHVRSAKGSAEEQIKQDLQAVAEGVAASVLHSATSSSPDIHDIDESGFEANQDGDIQTSSVDTQHKAKVEDKNKLADKANLGFPVSDNIGRLQIILNSDLEELRELGSGTFGTVYHGKWRGTDVAIKRINDRCFAGKASEQERMRDDFWNEAIKLADLHHPNVLAFYGVVLDGPGGSVATVTEYMVNGSLRNALQKNEKGLDKRKRLLIALDVAFGMEYLHGKNIVHFDLKSDNLLVNLRDPHRPICKVGDLGLSKVKCQTLISGGVRGTLPWMAPELLNGSSSLVSDKVDVFSFGIVLWELLTGEEPYADLHYGAIIGGIVSNTLRPPIPESCDPEWRSLMGRCWSSEPSERPSFTEIANELRAMAAKVPPKGQNQLHQLPSTQPQVQK from the exons ATGACATTTGATCAAACCGCGGTTCCGAAAGATCTAAGGCCCTTAAACGTTGCTCGAACTATGGCCGAAGAGCCCCGCATTGCGCCTGCTGCTTCTACTGCTCGAAACCTCGAAGGATTTTTCCCCAACCCGGCTCGTGAGGCTGGGACAGCCGGAAGCCCTGGGTCGATACCGGTTTATTACCAGGTGGCGGGGACGGTTTCCGATGCTGGGTTTGTTGGTTTAGGGTATGGAAATGCAGCGCCGCCAGGTGTGGCTGTGTGGGGCCCCCGTGTGCCTGTGCCTGCGCCTGTGGGGCATCCGGGTATGAGCCCCGCTGTTGGTGTTGGTTTTGGTTATAATCCCAATTTGGGCAGTAGGGTTGGCGGCAATGCTACTGCTCTTGCTAGTGGTGCTATGGCAACTGGAACTGGCTATAATGTGAATTTTGGCAATCGCGTTGGTGGAAATGGCATGGATCAGGCTGGCAGTGATATGGCAACTGGGTTTGGTTATTGTACCAATTTGGGAAATAGGGCTAGTGGCAATGCCACTGACCAGACAAGCAGTAATTCAGCTGCTGGGTTTGGTTATAGTCCCAATTCGGGCAACCGAGCTTCTGGCAGTGGGGTTGATCAGGCAAGTGATGAGGGTGGGGATGATTCAGTGTCGGGGAAGAAAGTAAAGTTTTTGTGCAGTTTTGGGGGAAAGATTTTGCCCAGGCCAAGCGATGGGATGTTGAGATATGTAGGGGGGCAGACAAGGATCATTAGTGTCAGGAGAGATTTGAGCTTTAATGAGCTGGTGCAAAAGATGTTGGATACTTATGGGCAACCTGTGGTTATCAAATATCAGCTCCCCGATGAGGATCTTGATGCATTGGTGTCAATTTCGTGTCCTGATGATCTTGATAACATGATGGATGAGTATGAGAAATTGGTTGAGGGGTCTTCAGATGGGTCTGCTAAATTaaggttgtttttgttttcagctTCAGAACTTGATCCTTCTGGTATGTTACAGTTTGGGGATTTACATGATAGTGGACAGAGATATGTTGATGCAGTGAATGGGATAATGGATGGAGTTGGCGGTGGAATCACAAGGAAGGGAAGTATGGTGAGTGCTTCTTCAACCCAAAATTCTGATTTCAGTGGGACTGAGGCTGTTGATAGCTTGGGTCCTGGTCAAGTGGATGTTAGTGGTCCCTCATCAACCAGCATGTTATCACCTGGAGGAAAGTCAACTACTTCTAATGACAATGCTCCAAGATTCATGTGTGTAGACCCCAGCCCTGCCATTTATGCCGATGCTTCTGCAACATTGGGCACGCAGGTGGTTAAGTCTGGTGCTCTCCAAACATCTTTGCAGCCCGAGGTTGAGCTAGAAAGGTCTATGCCTGTTTCTGTATCGCAGCCACAATTGGGGTTGCAGCAACCTGTAACGGACATTCCATTGTCTTCACCTTATTTTCAGGCTTATGTTGATTCTCGCCCAGAAATTATGAAGCATGCAGATTATCTACAGTTTCCTTCTCAGATGGGGTTCCCACATCCTCAGTTATTTGGGACTTCCGGGTCTACGTTCACCCAACAGCAGTTTCATGATAATTCTGCTGGAAGCACTTCCCTTCAGTTTATTCCAGCAGGGCACATGACAATGCCTCTTGCATCTTCTCATGTCAGTCTAAGACCGAATATGGTACAGCCAGTGATGCAACCACAACATGCTCGGTTGGATCATTATGCTGAGGAAAGCAAATTTGGACCTAGGGTTGTCCAGCTTCCTGTTGAGCGGAGCTATAATTCATATCAGGTTCAGGTCCCCTCTCCCATGGTAGGAGGTGGTTATGGCTGGCATCAGGTTACAATGCCTGAGCATGTAATTCACTCTGATGGATTGGCGCCTCATCAACAG GATCAAAGAGGCAGTGGTGCAAGCCCTATGTCCGATTCGAACTCAATTTATCATAGTCTCCGTCCAGAGGACAATTTGAGAGGTCAGCCAATGAACAGGGTTATGGCAACTGGAGCCTTGGGGGAAGGCATTTTTGAACAGAAAATTGGGACTCAACCCAGGGTCCTTGGTCAGGCAGATACTCATGTTGGGACGCCTCAATCAGACACAACTGGGTTTACTCATCCAGAGACACAGCATGAAAATGAGAGGATTGTTCTCCAAAAAGTAGATGATATTGACAAACAGCAGATTACCGCTCCCCTGGGTGTGATCAATAGGGCAGGTGATGTACAGTCACCTTATGCTGCATTCATGGGCACTACACCTCAGTCTTACCAAGAGGATGCTGTACAGCATCATTCAGTTCCAATTCAAATTTCAGAACACATGGTTCGTGAGCCTCCAAAAGAATATTTGACCAAACCTCCTGGCATTCTTCCAAAAGAAGATACTGTTGACACTTTCTTTTCCTGTGAACAGCTGAGACCAGTTGATGGGAGGATGGATACCCTCAGGACATCCCCCACTGAAACTTATAGTAATGAGCATAGCAAGTCACCTCTTGATAAAATGAGAAAGGAAGACAAGTTTGATAACAAACCACAGCAAGTTACAGGGACGGAGGTGCTTCTAGATAATACCTTTGGCAAACCCAAGGTGGTTTTTGAGGCAAATCACAATAAACTAACTGAATGTCTGCCTTGTCCCTCTACAGAAATTCCATATGGTCATACTTCTCGACCAATGGAGTTCTATGAGGTGGCACAACCACCTATTTGGGTTAACCCTGGATCATATCCACAATCAAATATTGGAATCCAGAACTTGGATCCTGAGGAAGTTCGTTATGGAAACTCTTTATTATCTAGTCTTGAGGCTCCTCATCTAACTGATAGAATTCCAGCTCCTGCCGAGTGGAAGGATGACATATCACGGTTCCAGCCCAAGGTGGTCCCAGATGATGTGGAAGCTGTCCCCTCGAATAGTAATACACAGTCTTCTTTATCTCCATCTAGTAGAACTGGGGATGTTCAAGACTCAAACTCACTTTTCAGCAATCAGGATCCTTGGAGTTTGCGCCATGATAATTATTTTCCCCCTCCAAGACCTAACAAAGTTCTGCCCAAAAAAGAAGCTCTTGCTACTAGGGATCCCTTTGGTGAGGGCCGTTTGGGCAATAGTGGGGAACCAAATACAGAAGTACGACTGGAGGATGGACTTTACCAGCCATTGGGCAGTCCGAACAAGGATTTCCATTTGGAGCATGTTAGATCCGCTAAAG GTTCGGCAGAGGAGCAGATTAAGCAAGATCTTCAAGCTGTTGCCGAGGGTGTAGCTGCTTCTGTTCTTCATTCAGCTACGTCTTCCAGTCCTGACATACATGATATAGATGAGTCTGGTTTCGAAGCTAATCAAGATGGAGATATTCAGACTAGTAGTGTTGACACGCAGCATAAAGCTAAAGTTGAG GACAAGAACAAACTTGCAGATAAGGCAAACCTTGGTTTTCCAGTATCAGATAACATAGGCCGCTTGCAG ATTATACTGAACAGCGACCTtgaagagcttagagaattggGTTCTGGCACCTTTGGCACTGTTTATCATGGAAAATGGAGGGGAACTGACGTCGCAATCAAACGGATTAATGATAGGTGTTTTGCTGGGAAGGCTTCAGAACAAGAGCGCATG AGAGATGATTTCTGGAATGAGGCAATCAAGCTTGCTGACTTGCACCATCCCAATGTATTAGCTTTCTATGGTGTTGTGCTTGATGGCCCTGGAGGTTCTGTGGCAACAGTAACAGAGTATATGGTTAATGGTTCATTAAGAAATGCTTTGCAGAAAAATGAGAA GGGACTTGACAAGCGTAAGCGACTCTTGATTGCATTGGATGTGGCCTTTGGAATGGAGTACTTGCATGGAAAGAATATAGTGcattttgatttgaaaagtgACAATTTACTGGTCAATCTTCGAGATCCTCATCGCCCAATATGCAAG GTTGGTGACTTGGGCCTATCCAAGGTGAAATGTCAGACACTGATCTCAGGCGGTGTTCGGGGAACACTTCCTTGGATGGCACCAGAGCTTTTGAATGGTAGCAGTAGCCTTGTTTCTGATAAG GTTGAtgtattttcatttggtatcgtGTTGTGGGAGCTCCTCACTGGAGAAGAACCATATGCAGATTTGCACTATGGGGCTATCATAG GGGGTATTGTGAGCAACACGTTGCGGCCGCCAATACCAGAATCTTGTGACCCAGAGTGGAGATCATTGATGGGGAGGTGCTGGTCATCTGAGCCATCTGAGAGACCAAGCTTCACTGAAATTGCAAACGAGTTACGCGCTATGGCAGCAAAGGTTCCTCCCAAAGGACAGAACCAACTACATCAACTCCCCTCAACACAGCCTCAAGTTCAGAAATGA
- the LOC133865288 gene encoding uncharacterized protein LOC133865288 isoform X1 encodes MTFDQTAVPKDLRPLNVARTMAEEPRIAPAASTARNLEGFFPNPAREAGTAGSPGSIPVYYQVAGTVSDAGFVGLGYGNAAPPGVAVWGPRVPVPAPVGHPGMSPAVGVGFGYNPNLGSRVGGNATALASGAMATGTGYNVNFGNRVGGNGMDQAGSDMATGFGYCTNLGNRASGNATDQTSSNSAAGFGYSPNSGNRASGSGVDQASDEGGDDSVSGKKVKFLCSFGGKILPRPSDGMLRYVGGQTRIISVRRDLSFNELVQKMLDTYGQPVVIKYQLPDEDLDALVSISCPDDLDNMMDEYEKLVEGSSDGSAKLRLFLFSASELDPSGMLQFGDLHDSGQRYVDAVNGIMDGVGGGITRKGSMVSASSTQNSDFSGTEAVDSLGPGQVDVSGPSSTSMLSPGGKSTTSNDNAPRFMCVDPSPAIYADASATLGTQVVKSGALQTSLQPEVELERSMPVSVSQPQLGLQQPVTDIPLSSPYFQAYVDSRPEIMKHADYLQFPSQMGFPHPQLFGTSGSTFTQQQFHDNSAGSTSLQFIPAGHMTMPLASSHVSLRPNMVQPVMQPQHARLDHYAEESKFGPRVVQLPVERSYNSYQVQVPSPMVGGGYGWHQVTMPEHVIHSDGLAPHQQVMFPEKLLRLDDCYMCQKALPHAHSDLVQDQRGSGASPMSDSNSIYHSLRPEDNLRGQPMNRVMATGALGEGIFEQKIGTQPRVLGQADTHVGTPQSDTTGFTHPETQHENERIVLQKVDDIDKQQITAPLGVINRAGDVQSPYAAFMGTTPQSYQEDAVQHHSVPIQISEHMVREPPKEYLTKPPGILPKEDTVDTFFSCEQLRPVDGRMDTLRTSPTETYSNEHSKSPLDKMRKEDKFDNKPQQVTGTEVLLDNTFGKPKVVFEANHNKLTECLPCPSTEIPYGHTSRPMEFYEVAQPPIWVNPGSYPQSNIGIQNLDPEEVRYGNSLLSSLEAPHLTDRIPAPAEWKDDISRFQPKVVPDDVEAVPSNSNTQSSLSPSSRTGDVQDSNSLFSNQDPWSLRHDNYFPPPRPNKVLPKKEALATRDPFGEGRLGNSGEPNTEVRLEDGLYQPLGSPNKDFHLEHVRSAKGSAEEQIKQDLQAVAEGVAASVLHSATSSSPDIHDIDESGFEANQDGDIQTSSVDTQHKAKVEDKNKLADKANLGFPVSDNIGRLQIILNSDLEELRELGSGTFGTVYHGKWRGTDVAIKRINDRCFAGKASEQERMRDDFWNEAIKLADLHHPNVLAFYGVVLDGPGGSVATVTEYMVNGSLRNALQKNEKGLDKRKRLLIALDVAFGMEYLHGKNIVHFDLKSDNLLVNLRDPHRPICKVGDLGLSKVKCQTLISGGVRGTLPWMAPELLNGSSSLVSDKVDVFSFGIVLWELLTGEEPYADLHYGAIIGGIVSNTLRPPIPESCDPEWRSLMGRCWSSEPSERPSFTEIANELRAMAAKVPPKGQNQLHQLPSTQPQVQK; translated from the exons ATGACATTTGATCAAACCGCGGTTCCGAAAGATCTAAGGCCCTTAAACGTTGCTCGAACTATGGCCGAAGAGCCCCGCATTGCGCCTGCTGCTTCTACTGCTCGAAACCTCGAAGGATTTTTCCCCAACCCGGCTCGTGAGGCTGGGACAGCCGGAAGCCCTGGGTCGATACCGGTTTATTACCAGGTGGCGGGGACGGTTTCCGATGCTGGGTTTGTTGGTTTAGGGTATGGAAATGCAGCGCCGCCAGGTGTGGCTGTGTGGGGCCCCCGTGTGCCTGTGCCTGCGCCTGTGGGGCATCCGGGTATGAGCCCCGCTGTTGGTGTTGGTTTTGGTTATAATCCCAATTTGGGCAGTAGGGTTGGCGGCAATGCTACTGCTCTTGCTAGTGGTGCTATGGCAACTGGAACTGGCTATAATGTGAATTTTGGCAATCGCGTTGGTGGAAATGGCATGGATCAGGCTGGCAGTGATATGGCAACTGGGTTTGGTTATTGTACCAATTTGGGAAATAGGGCTAGTGGCAATGCCACTGACCAGACAAGCAGTAATTCAGCTGCTGGGTTTGGTTATAGTCCCAATTCGGGCAACCGAGCTTCTGGCAGTGGGGTTGATCAGGCAAGTGATGAGGGTGGGGATGATTCAGTGTCGGGGAAGAAAGTAAAGTTTTTGTGCAGTTTTGGGGGAAAGATTTTGCCCAGGCCAAGCGATGGGATGTTGAGATATGTAGGGGGGCAGACAAGGATCATTAGTGTCAGGAGAGATTTGAGCTTTAATGAGCTGGTGCAAAAGATGTTGGATACTTATGGGCAACCTGTGGTTATCAAATATCAGCTCCCCGATGAGGATCTTGATGCATTGGTGTCAATTTCGTGTCCTGATGATCTTGATAACATGATGGATGAGTATGAGAAATTGGTTGAGGGGTCTTCAGATGGGTCTGCTAAATTaaggttgtttttgttttcagctTCAGAACTTGATCCTTCTGGTATGTTACAGTTTGGGGATTTACATGATAGTGGACAGAGATATGTTGATGCAGTGAATGGGATAATGGATGGAGTTGGCGGTGGAATCACAAGGAAGGGAAGTATGGTGAGTGCTTCTTCAACCCAAAATTCTGATTTCAGTGGGACTGAGGCTGTTGATAGCTTGGGTCCTGGTCAAGTGGATGTTAGTGGTCCCTCATCAACCAGCATGTTATCACCTGGAGGAAAGTCAACTACTTCTAATGACAATGCTCCAAGATTCATGTGTGTAGACCCCAGCCCTGCCATTTATGCCGATGCTTCTGCAACATTGGGCACGCAGGTGGTTAAGTCTGGTGCTCTCCAAACATCTTTGCAGCCCGAGGTTGAGCTAGAAAGGTCTATGCCTGTTTCTGTATCGCAGCCACAATTGGGGTTGCAGCAACCTGTAACGGACATTCCATTGTCTTCACCTTATTTTCAGGCTTATGTTGATTCTCGCCCAGAAATTATGAAGCATGCAGATTATCTACAGTTTCCTTCTCAGATGGGGTTCCCACATCCTCAGTTATTTGGGACTTCCGGGTCTACGTTCACCCAACAGCAGTTTCATGATAATTCTGCTGGAAGCACTTCCCTTCAGTTTATTCCAGCAGGGCACATGACAATGCCTCTTGCATCTTCTCATGTCAGTCTAAGACCGAATATGGTACAGCCAGTGATGCAACCACAACATGCTCGGTTGGATCATTATGCTGAGGAAAGCAAATTTGGACCTAGGGTTGTCCAGCTTCCTGTTGAGCGGAGCTATAATTCATATCAGGTTCAGGTCCCCTCTCCCATGGTAGGAGGTGGTTATGGCTGGCATCAGGTTACAATGCCTGAGCATGTAATTCACTCTGATGGATTGGCGCCTCATCAACAGGTAATGTTTCCTGAGAAATTACTGAGGTTGGATGACTGTTATATGTGTCAAAAAGCTTTGCCTCATGCACATTCGGATTTGGTACAGGATCAAAGAGGCAGTGGTGCAAGCCCTATGTCCGATTCGAACTCAATTTATCATAGTCTCCGTCCAGAGGACAATTTGAGAGGTCAGCCAATGAACAGGGTTATGGCAACTGGAGCCTTGGGGGAAGGCATTTTTGAACAGAAAATTGGGACTCAACCCAGGGTCCTTGGTCAGGCAGATACTCATGTTGGGACGCCTCAATCAGACACAACTGGGTTTACTCATCCAGAGACACAGCATGAAAATGAGAGGATTGTTCTCCAAAAAGTAGATGATATTGACAAACAGCAGATTACCGCTCCCCTGGGTGTGATCAATAGGGCAGGTGATGTACAGTCACCTTATGCTGCATTCATGGGCACTACACCTCAGTCTTACCAAGAGGATGCTGTACAGCATCATTCAGTTCCAATTCAAATTTCAGAACACATGGTTCGTGAGCCTCCAAAAGAATATTTGACCAAACCTCCTGGCATTCTTCCAAAAGAAGATACTGTTGACACTTTCTTTTCCTGTGAACAGCTGAGACCAGTTGATGGGAGGATGGATACCCTCAGGACATCCCCCACTGAAACTTATAGTAATGAGCATAGCAAGTCACCTCTTGATAAAATGAGAAAGGAAGACAAGTTTGATAACAAACCACAGCAAGTTACAGGGACGGAGGTGCTTCTAGATAATACCTTTGGCAAACCCAAGGTGGTTTTTGAGGCAAATCACAATAAACTAACTGAATGTCTGCCTTGTCCCTCTACAGAAATTCCATATGGTCATACTTCTCGACCAATGGAGTTCTATGAGGTGGCACAACCACCTATTTGGGTTAACCCTGGATCATATCCACAATCAAATATTGGAATCCAGAACTTGGATCCTGAGGAAGTTCGTTATGGAAACTCTTTATTATCTAGTCTTGAGGCTCCTCATCTAACTGATAGAATTCCAGCTCCTGCCGAGTGGAAGGATGACATATCACGGTTCCAGCCCAAGGTGGTCCCAGATGATGTGGAAGCTGTCCCCTCGAATAGTAATACACAGTCTTCTTTATCTCCATCTAGTAGAACTGGGGATGTTCAAGACTCAAACTCACTTTTCAGCAATCAGGATCCTTGGAGTTTGCGCCATGATAATTATTTTCCCCCTCCAAGACCTAACAAAGTTCTGCCCAAAAAAGAAGCTCTTGCTACTAGGGATCCCTTTGGTGAGGGCCGTTTGGGCAATAGTGGGGAACCAAATACAGAAGTACGACTGGAGGATGGACTTTACCAGCCATTGGGCAGTCCGAACAAGGATTTCCATTTGGAGCATGTTAGATCCGCTAAAG GTTCGGCAGAGGAGCAGATTAAGCAAGATCTTCAAGCTGTTGCCGAGGGTGTAGCTGCTTCTGTTCTTCATTCAGCTACGTCTTCCAGTCCTGACATACATGATATAGATGAGTCTGGTTTCGAAGCTAATCAAGATGGAGATATTCAGACTAGTAGTGTTGACACGCAGCATAAAGCTAAAGTTGAG GACAAGAACAAACTTGCAGATAAGGCAAACCTTGGTTTTCCAGTATCAGATAACATAGGCCGCTTGCAG ATTATACTGAACAGCGACCTtgaagagcttagagaattggGTTCTGGCACCTTTGGCACTGTTTATCATGGAAAATGGAGGGGAACTGACGTCGCAATCAAACGGATTAATGATAGGTGTTTTGCTGGGAAGGCTTCAGAACAAGAGCGCATG AGAGATGATTTCTGGAATGAGGCAATCAAGCTTGCTGACTTGCACCATCCCAATGTATTAGCTTTCTATGGTGTTGTGCTTGATGGCCCTGGAGGTTCTGTGGCAACAGTAACAGAGTATATGGTTAATGGTTCATTAAGAAATGCTTTGCAGAAAAATGAGAA GGGACTTGACAAGCGTAAGCGACTCTTGATTGCATTGGATGTGGCCTTTGGAATGGAGTACTTGCATGGAAAGAATATAGTGcattttgatttgaaaagtgACAATTTACTGGTCAATCTTCGAGATCCTCATCGCCCAATATGCAAG GTTGGTGACTTGGGCCTATCCAAGGTGAAATGTCAGACACTGATCTCAGGCGGTGTTCGGGGAACACTTCCTTGGATGGCACCAGAGCTTTTGAATGGTAGCAGTAGCCTTGTTTCTGATAAG GTTGAtgtattttcatttggtatcgtGTTGTGGGAGCTCCTCACTGGAGAAGAACCATATGCAGATTTGCACTATGGGGCTATCATAG GGGGTATTGTGAGCAACACGTTGCGGCCGCCAATACCAGAATCTTGTGACCCAGAGTGGAGATCATTGATGGGGAGGTGCTGGTCATCTGAGCCATCTGAGAGACCAAGCTTCACTGAAATTGCAAACGAGTTACGCGCTATGGCAGCAAAGGTTCCTCCCAAAGGACAGAACCAACTACATCAACTCCCCTCAACACAGCCTCAAGTTCAGAAATGA
- the LOC133867224 gene encoding uncharacterized protein LOC133867224, with protein sequence MEDDRLHNSLPSLKQKLKSSLCCFRRTPHHHHQDVESPSSEPRARLVRSSSFWAKSPELKDKCRNFISRIGAARHHHGRRHSADFKYDALSYALNFDDDDGDRRSVELPSMSFSARLPASPPSSEITALVR encoded by the coding sequence ATGGAGGACGACCGCCTCCACAATTCCTTACCCTCTCTCAAACAAAAGCTCAAGTCCTCCCTCTGCTGCTTCCGGAGGaccccccaccaccaccaccaagaCGTTGAATCCCCGAGCTCGGAGCCCAGGGCCAGGCTCGTCCGGAGCTCGTCCTTCTGGGCAAAGTCCCCGGAGCTCAAAGACAAGTGCCGCAACTTCATCTCCCGTATCGGCGCCGCGCGGCACCACCACGGCCGTCGCCATTCCGCCGACTTCAAGTACGACGCCCTCAGCTACGCCCTCAACTTCGACGACGACGACGGCGACCGCCGCTCCGTCGAGCTCCCGTCGATGAGTTTCTCCGCTCGGTTGCCAGCCTCGCCGCCGTCCTCGGAGATCACGGCCTTGGTTAGATAG